The Aureimonas mangrovi genome includes a region encoding these proteins:
- a CDS encoding 3-hydroxyacyl-CoA dehydrogenase: MREMTTVAIVGAGLVGRGWAFVFARAGMAVRVWDAEPAVLERLPAEIAKMAAEAGAFGCGGSDHAGLADRILTFASLDEALRGASLVQESGPEVLSVKQALFTRLDELAEPDAVVASSSSGLTVSQYTDELPGRHRCLVGHPVNPPHLVPVVELSPGPHTDAATLDTAERIYRQAGQVPVRLEREIDGFILNRLQAVVLAEALRLVDEGYVSAHGLDDTMRHGLGRRWAFMGPLETISLNAPNGIADYLRRYGPTMARLADDAARGEAFNEAAIEKVARAFPVTESDKVRARQAWRDDELAALARHLAERNARHAEGEGRHGGQA; the protein is encoded by the coding sequence ATGCGCGAAATGACGACGGTCGCCATCGTCGGCGCGGGCCTAGTCGGGCGGGGCTGGGCCTTCGTTTTCGCACGGGCCGGAATGGCCGTGCGCGTCTGGGATGCCGAGCCAGCTGTCCTCGAACGGTTGCCCGCAGAGATCGCGAAAATGGCTGCAGAGGCCGGCGCCTTCGGCTGCGGCGGCTCCGATCACGCCGGGCTCGCGGACCGAATCCTCACTTTCGCTTCGCTCGACGAGGCGTTGCGCGGCGCATCGCTGGTGCAGGAGAGCGGGCCGGAAGTTCTGTCGGTCAAGCAGGCGTTGTTCACCCGTCTCGATGAGCTCGCCGAGCCCGATGCGGTCGTCGCCTCCTCAAGTTCGGGGCTGACCGTCTCGCAATACACGGACGAACTGCCAGGCCGGCACCGCTGCCTCGTCGGCCACCCGGTCAACCCGCCGCATCTCGTGCCGGTCGTCGAGCTTTCGCCCGGCCCGCACACCGATGCGGCGACGCTTGATACGGCGGAGCGTATTTACCGCCAGGCTGGCCAGGTGCCCGTTCGTCTCGAACGCGAAATCGACGGCTTCATCCTCAATCGCCTGCAGGCGGTGGTGCTGGCCGAGGCGCTGCGTCTCGTCGACGAGGGCTATGTGAGCGCGCACGGGCTCGACGACACGATGCGCCACGGCCTCGGCCGGCGCTGGGCCTTCATGGGGCCGCTCGAGACGATCTCCCTCAACGCGCCGAACGGCATTGCCGACTATCTGCGCCGCTACGGACCAACGATGGCGCGCCTCGCCGACGATGCGGCGCGCGGCGAAGCCTTCAACGAGGCCGCGATCGAAAAGGTCGCGCGGGCTTTTCCGGTGACCGAAAGCGACAAGGTGAGGGCGCGCCAGGCATGGCGTGACGACGAACTGGCCGCCTTGGCGCGGCATCTGGCCGAGCGCAATGCCCGGCATGCGGAAGGGGAGGGACGTCATGGCGGGCAAGCGTAA
- a CDS encoding 3-keto-5-aminohexanoate cleavage protein → MAGKRKVVITCAVTGAIHTPSMSPHLPISASQIADAAIGAAEAGAAVIHLHARDPEDGRPDQSAGAFEPFLRRIKQASDAVVNITTGGAPTMAIAERIGPALHWKPELASLNMGTMNFGLFPMLGRFKDLKHQWERDYLSNKDIIFRNTFGDIEHVMTELGANGTRFEFECYDTAHLYNLKHFKDAGLVTGPLFIQTVFGLMGGIGAHPDDVLHMKRTADRLFGEDYRWSVLGAGRNQLPVAAMAAAMGGNVRVGLEDSLWAGPGRLAETNAQQVRSVRQIIEGLGLEVASPAEARELLALKGGDAVGF, encoded by the coding sequence ATGGCGGGCAAGCGTAAGGTCGTCATCACATGCGCGGTGACGGGCGCTATCCATACACCCTCCATGTCACCGCATCTGCCGATCAGCGCGTCGCAGATCGCGGACGCCGCAATCGGTGCGGCAGAGGCCGGTGCGGCCGTCATTCATCTCCATGCGCGTGACCCGGAGGACGGGCGGCCCGACCAGAGCGCCGGGGCCTTCGAGCCGTTCCTGCGCCGGATCAAGCAGGCGAGCGACGCGGTGGTGAACATCACCACCGGCGGCGCTCCGACGATGGCGATCGCCGAGCGCATCGGCCCGGCGCTGCACTGGAAGCCCGAGCTGGCCTCGCTCAACATGGGTACGATGAATTTCGGCCTTTTCCCCATGCTCGGGCGCTTCAAGGATTTGAAGCATCAGTGGGAGCGGGACTATCTGTCCAACAAGGACATCATCTTCCGGAACACGTTCGGCGACATCGAGCATGTCATGACCGAACTCGGCGCCAACGGCACGCGCTTCGAGTTCGAATGCTATGATACCGCCCATCTCTACAATCTGAAGCACTTCAAGGATGCCGGCCTCGTCACGGGGCCTCTCTTCATCCAGACGGTCTTCGGCCTGATGGGCGGTATCGGCGCTCATCCCGACGACGTCCTGCACATGAAGCGCACCGCCGACAGACTGTTCGGCGAGGATTATCGCTGGTCGGTTCTGGGCGCGGGGCGCAACCAGCTTCCCGTGGCCGCGATGGCCGCAGCCATGGGCGGCAATGTTCGGGTGGGTCTGGAGGATTCCCTGTGGGCCGGGCCGGGGCGTCTTGCCGAGACAAATGCCCAGCAGGTGCGTTCGGTGCGCCAGATCATCGAAGGGCTGGGCCTCGAGGTCGCTTCGCCCGCCGAGGCGCGCGAGCTCCTTGCCCTCAAGGGCGGCGACGCGGTCGGCTTTTAG
- the hisD gene encoding histidinol dehydrogenase, whose amino-acid sequence MAVEHIKCGKADTERNEDDRAVRTQVEAALADIETRGDAAVREMSARFDGYEPALYRLSQSEIDALIGTLDAREIEDIRFAQAQVRNFAEIQRASMRDVEVETLPGVTLGHKHIPVQAVGCYVPGGKFPMVASAHMSVLTASVAGVPRIAAATPPFKGAPNAAVIAAMHWGGAHEIYVMGGIQAVGALALGTETIAPVDMLVGPGNAFVAEAKRQLYGRVGIDLFAGPTETLLIADETVDAELCATDLLGQAEHGFNSPAILLTTSRKLALATLSEIDRLLGIMPTAATAGASWRDYGAVIVCDTHEEMLAAAEEIASEHVQVMTDRDDWYLENMTAYGALFLGPRTNVANGDKVIGTNHTLPTKKAGRYTGGLWVGKFLKTHTYQRITTDEAAADIGRYCSRLSMLEGFAGHAEQGNVRVRRHGGQTVPYASAAQ is encoded by the coding sequence ATGGCAGTCGAACACATCAAGTGTGGCAAGGCCGATACCGAGCGCAACGAGGACGACCGCGCGGTGCGCACTCAGGTCGAAGCGGCACTCGCCGACATCGAGACGCGCGGTGACGCAGCCGTGCGCGAGATGAGTGCGCGCTTCGACGGCTATGAACCGGCCTTGTACCGGCTTTCGCAGTCCGAGATCGACGCGCTGATCGGAACACTGGACGCGCGCGAGATCGAGGACATCCGCTTCGCGCAGGCGCAGGTGCGCAACTTCGCGGAGATCCAGCGGGCCAGCATGCGCGACGTGGAGGTAGAGACGCTGCCCGGCGTCACGCTTGGCCACAAGCACATCCCGGTGCAGGCGGTCGGTTGTTACGTGCCAGGCGGCAAGTTTCCGATGGTGGCCTCGGCCCACATGTCGGTGCTGACGGCTTCTGTCGCCGGCGTGCCACGCATCGCGGCGGCCACCCCGCCCTTCAAGGGAGCACCCAACGCGGCCGTCATCGCCGCGATGCACTGGGGAGGCGCGCACGAAATTTACGTGATGGGCGGCATCCAGGCCGTCGGGGCGCTCGCCCTCGGCACCGAGACCATTGCGCCGGTGGACATGCTGGTCGGGCCGGGCAACGCCTTCGTGGCCGAGGCTAAACGCCAGCTTTACGGGCGAGTCGGCATCGACCTCTTCGCCGGCCCGACCGAGACATTGCTGATCGCGGACGAGACGGTGGACGCGGAATTGTGCGCGACAGACCTTCTCGGGCAGGCGGAGCACGGTTTCAACTCTCCGGCGATCCTCCTGACGACTTCTCGCAAGCTCGCGCTGGCGACGCTCTCGGAGATCGACCGTCTTCTCGGCATCATGCCGACGGCCGCCACCGCGGGTGCGAGTTGGCGCGACTACGGCGCCGTCATCGTGTGCGACACGCATGAGGAGATGCTCGCCGCCGCCGAGGAGATCGCGTCCGAGCACGTACAGGTGATGACCGATCGCGACGACTGGTATCTCGAGAACATGACCGCCTACGGGGCGCTGTTCCTCGGGCCGCGCACGAATGTGGCGAACGGAGACAAGGTGATCGGCACGAACCATACGCTGCCGACAAAGAAGGCGGGCCGCTACACTGGCGGGCTATGGGTTGGCAAGTTCCTCAAAACGCATACCTATCAGCGCATCACCACCGACGAGGCGGCGGCCGATATCGGCCGCTACTGTTCGCGCCTTTCGATGCTCGAGGGTTTTGCCGGCCACGCCGAGCAAGGCAATGTCCGCGTCAGGCGTCACGGCGGCCAGACCGTGCCCTATGCGAGCGCCGCGCAATGA
- a CDS encoding SDR family NAD(P)-dependent oxidoreductase: MPSFSLEGRSAVVTGAGRGIGRAIAETFAQAGAEVWLCARTGAEIEEAASAIRDAGYKAEALAIDVTDIAGFRAAIDGIGCLDVFVNNAGTNRPKPLIEVEKDDYDAVADLNARAAFFALQSAARRMIALGTGGSIISMSSQMGHVGAPNRSLYCATKWGLEGLTKAASMELAPHGIRVNTICPTFIETPLTRPYFTDPAFREETLNKIRLGRLGQVEDITGAALFLASDASSLMTGSAVLVDGGWTAG, encoded by the coding sequence ATGCCATCCTTTTCGCTGGAAGGCCGATCCGCGGTCGTGACAGGCGCAGGGCGCGGCATCGGCCGGGCCATCGCCGAGACCTTTGCGCAGGCAGGCGCCGAAGTCTGGCTCTGCGCGCGCACGGGAGCCGAGATCGAAGAAGCGGCCTCGGCTATCCGCGACGCGGGCTACAAAGCCGAGGCGTTGGCGATTGACGTGACTGACATCGCCGGCTTTCGTGCCGCGATCGACGGCATCGGATGCCTCGACGTCTTCGTCAACAACGCAGGCACCAACCGGCCAAAGCCGTTGATCGAAGTCGAAAAGGACGATTACGACGCGGTCGCGGACCTGAATGCTCGTGCCGCCTTCTTCGCCCTCCAGTCCGCCGCGCGCCGGATGATCGCGCTCGGGACGGGAGGGTCGATCATCAGCATGTCCTCCCAGATGGGGCATGTCGGCGCACCGAACCGTTCGCTCTACTGCGCGACGAAATGGGGTCTCGAAGGGCTGACGAAGGCCGCTTCGATGGAGCTCGCGCCGCATGGCATCCGGGTCAACACGATCTGCCCGACCTTTATCGAAACGCCGCTCACGCGGCCGTACTTCACCGACCCCGCGTTTCGCGAGGAAACGTTGAATAAGATCAGGCTCGGCCGATTGGGGCAGGTCGAGGACATCACCGGAGCGGCCCTGTTCCTCGCCAGCGACGCCTCGTCGCTGATGACGGGCAGTGCCGTCCTCGTCGACGGCGGCTGGACGGCGGGCTGA
- a CDS encoding TRAP transporter substrate-binding protein, translating into MRTITIALSGIAALATVATAGAQERVFDVSLPLGPESHQGIGVLKFGEELERLSDGRLSIRPHYDNALGGEREVVEGVGLGIIDAGITSTGPMGGFSDPFLLFDLPYIFTSYDQAHAFLDSEYGDQLAQQLEDATGAKIIAWMENGFRHNTNNVRPLHTPDDLRGINHRTQESRVQVDTWQALGANASPMAWTEVFTALQQGVMDSQENPLPTIYDVNFYEVQRYLNLTQHVYSPAPLMMGRDLFNSLPEEDQAIVLEAAALALPVQREASARLEAEYKERLAELGMEVTEPDLDAFAERVQPVIENWTPTVGAELVEAARGFQP; encoded by the coding sequence ATGAGAACCATCACCATCGCCCTGTCGGGTATTGCGGCTCTCGCCACCGTCGCGACGGCCGGCGCTCAGGAACGTGTCTTCGACGTCAGCCTGCCGCTCGGACCCGAATCCCATCAGGGTATCGGCGTCCTGAAGTTCGGCGAGGAACTGGAGCGGCTTTCGGATGGGCGCCTGTCGATCCGCCCCCATTACGACAATGCTCTGGGCGGCGAACGCGAGGTCGTGGAGGGTGTCGGGCTCGGCATCATCGATGCCGGCATCACGTCCACCGGGCCGATGGGCGGCTTCTCCGATCCGTTCTTGCTGTTCGATCTGCCCTACATCTTCACGAGCTACGACCAGGCACACGCCTTCCTCGACAGCGAGTACGGGGACCAGTTGGCTCAGCAGCTGGAGGACGCGACGGGCGCCAAGATCATCGCCTGGATGGAGAACGGCTTCCGGCACAACACCAACAATGTTCGCCCCCTCCACACACCGGACGATCTGCGGGGCATCAACCACCGCACACAGGAAAGCCGCGTGCAGGTCGACACCTGGCAGGCGCTCGGCGCCAACGCGTCGCCCATGGCCTGGACGGAGGTCTTCACCGCGCTCCAGCAGGGCGTGATGGACAGCCAGGAAAACCCGCTGCCCACGATCTACGACGTCAATTTCTACGAGGTGCAGCGCTATCTGAACCTTACGCAGCATGTCTATTCGCCGGCCCCGTTGATGATGGGGCGTGACCTCTTCAATTCCCTTCCCGAAGAAGATCAGGCGATCGTTCTGGAAGCAGCGGCTCTGGCGCTTCCCGTTCAGCGCGAGGCGAGTGCGCGCCTCGAAGCTGAGTACAAGGAACGCCTCGCCGAACTCGGCATGGAGGTGACGGAACCCGACCTCGATGCTTTCGCCGAAAGGGTGCAGCCGGTGATCGAGAACTGGACCCCGACTGTAGGCGCGGAACTCGTCGAGGCTGCCCGCGGCTTCCAGCCCTGA
- a CDS encoding TRAP transporter small permease has translation MQAILKAANRATHGLNWLVGWLIATLLAVMTVLITWQVFARYVMGSPLTFSEEIARFSMVWMTMLGAGYAFRYGALISVDIVSEFAPKRIARFVEISVVLLVAVFALVLLKEGWSLAERVSAQTAPSTRISMLWLYGAMPAGAVLILINAAGLLIDKATGEEPVLAEKEALSE, from the coding sequence ATGCAAGCGATATTGAAGGCGGCGAACCGTGCCACGCACGGTTTGAACTGGCTGGTGGGGTGGCTCATCGCCACGCTGCTCGCCGTGATGACGGTGCTGATCACCTGGCAGGTCTTCGCGCGCTACGTGATGGGGAGCCCGCTGACCTTCTCGGAGGAAATCGCGCGTTTCTCGATGGTGTGGATGACGATGCTCGGCGCCGGCTACGCTTTCCGCTACGGGGCGCTCATCTCGGTCGACATCGTTTCCGAGTTCGCGCCGAAGCGCATCGCGCGGTTTGTGGAGATCAGCGTCGTGCTACTCGTCGCTGTCTTTGCGCTGGTTCTCTTGAAGGAGGGCTGGTCCCTTGCCGAGCGCGTCTCAGCCCAGACCGCGCCCAGCACGCGCATCTCCATGCTTTGGCTCTATGGCGCCATGCCAGCCGGCGCCGTCCTCATCCTCATCAACGCGGCCGGTCTTCTGATCGACAAGGCGACAGGCGAGGAACCCGTTCTTGCAGAGAAAGAGGCATTGAGCGAATGA
- a CDS encoding TRAP transporter large permease, producing the protein MIALLFGLLLALLLLGVPIAFALGIAAIATIWQGSLMPMLIVPQETIRSINSFPLLAIPFFVLAGFLMQSGGISRRLVDFSNTLVGATTGGLAIVAIVTSLFFAAISGSGTATTAAVGSILIPAMIARGYNRDYAAANQAASGALGVIIPPSIPLILYAISANVSVGDMFVAAVIPGILVALSLMVYAYVYALGHPHVREEAASLGDIMKAGRSAILAILMPMIVLGGIYGGIVTPTEAAVIAVVYSLFVGVVVYREIGLADLPGIFRKSAVTAAIVLVIIATAGLYGRIILSLQVPGMVSNLVVGSIDNAILFLILVNLLLLLVGMFLEAAAAILIFTPILLPIAQTFGVHPVHFGVIVVVNLAMGMFTPPVGLNLFVASQISGSGISRLSRYILPFVVVVFVNLLAISFLPVLSLWMPGLYE; encoded by the coding sequence ATGATCGCGCTTCTCTTCGGGCTTCTTCTCGCCCTTCTGCTGCTCGGCGTTCCGATCGCCTTCGCGCTCGGTATCGCGGCTATCGCCACGATCTGGCAGGGATCGCTGATGCCGATGCTGATCGTCCCGCAGGAAACGATCCGCTCTATCAACTCATTCCCGCTGCTCGCAATCCCGTTCTTTGTCCTCGCCGGCTTTCTGATGCAGTCGGGCGGCATCTCGCGCCGCCTCGTCGATTTCTCGAACACGCTGGTGGGCGCGACGACGGGGGGCCTCGCCATCGTCGCCATCGTAACGTCCCTCTTCTTCGCGGCGATCTCCGGTTCGGGCACGGCAACCACGGCCGCAGTGGGCTCGATCCTCATCCCGGCCATGATCGCAAGGGGCTATAACCGCGACTATGCGGCCGCCAACCAGGCCGCCTCCGGCGCACTCGGCGTGATCATTCCGCCTTCGATCCCGCTGATCCTCTATGCTATTTCAGCCAACGTCTCCGTGGGCGACATGTTCGTCGCGGCCGTGATCCCCGGCATTCTCGTCGCGCTGTCCCTGATGGTCTACGCCTATGTCTATGCGCTCGGTCATCCGCATGTGCGCGAGGAGGCCGCAAGCCTCGGCGACATTATGAAGGCGGGGCGGAGCGCGATCCTCGCCATCCTCATGCCGATGATCGTGCTCGGCGGCATCTACGGCGGCATCGTCACACCGACCGAAGCCGCCGTGATCGCCGTCGTCTATTCGCTCTTCGTCGGAGTCGTCGTCTATCGAGAGATCGGCCTAGCGGATCTGCCGGGAATCTTCCGCAAATCCGCGGTGACGGCCGCGATCGTGCTTGTCATCATCGCCACCGCAGGCCTTTACGGTCGCATCATCCTGTCCCTGCAGGTGCCGGGCATGGTCTCCAACCTCGTCGTCGGCTCGATCGACAACGCGATCCTGTTCCTGATCCTCGTCAACCTGCTCCTGCTCCTCGTCGGCATGTTCCTGGAGGCAGCGGCGGCGATCCTGATCTTCACCCCGATCCTCCTGCCGATCGCGCAGACCTTTGGCGTTCATCCGGTGCATTTCGGGGTGATCGTCGTGGTCAATCTGGCCATGGGCATGTTCACGCCGCCGGTCGGGCTGAACCTCTTCGTGGCTTCGCAGATTTCCGGCTCAGGCATCTCCCGCCTGTCTCGCTACATCCTGCCTTTCGTGGTCGTGGTCTTCGTCAACCTTCTGGCTATCAGCTTTCTGCCAGTGCTCTCGCTCTGGATGCCAGGGCTATACGAGTAG
- a CDS encoding CoA-acylating methylmalonate-semialdehyde dehydrogenase translates to MRDVGHFIGGEHVAGRSGRSSDIFQPMTGEVVGKVALAGADEVRRAVENAKAAQPAWAAVNPQRRARVMMRFLQLVADEVDSLADLLAREHGKTVLDAKGDIQRGVEVAEFSLGVPHLMKGEFTDNAGPGIDVYSMRQPLGVVAGITPFNFPAMIPLWKFAPAIACGNAFILKPSERDPGVPMRMAELMIEAGLPAGILNVVNGDKTAVDAILDDPHIKAVGFVGSTPIAEYVYSRATAAGKRAQCFGGAKNHMIIMPDADMDQAVDALIGAGYGSAGERCMAVSVAVPVGQATADALMEKLVPRVEGLKIGLSTDSSADYGPLVTREAVERVRNYIDIGVKEGARLAVDGRDFKMQGYEDGFYLGGCLFDEVTPDMRIYKEEIFGPVLSVVRAKDYGEALKLPSEHEYGNGVAIFTRDGDAARDFAAKVEVGMVGINVPIPVPIAYYTFGGWKRSGFGDLNQHGPDSIRFYTKTKTVTSRWPSGVKEGAQFSIPTME, encoded by the coding sequence ATGCGGGACGTCGGGCATTTCATCGGTGGAGAGCATGTCGCCGGGCGTTCGGGGCGAAGCTCCGACATTTTCCAGCCGATGACGGGCGAGGTCGTCGGAAAGGTCGCGCTGGCCGGCGCCGACGAGGTGCGCCGCGCGGTGGAGAACGCCAAGGCCGCGCAGCCTGCCTGGGCTGCCGTGAACCCGCAGCGGCGCGCCCGCGTGATGATGCGCTTTCTCCAACTCGTCGCCGACGAGGTCGATAGTCTGGCGGATCTTCTCGCCCGCGAGCACGGCAAGACGGTGCTGGACGCGAAGGGCGATATCCAGCGCGGCGTCGAGGTGGCCGAGTTTTCGCTGGGCGTTCCGCATCTGATGAAGGGCGAGTTCACCGACAATGCCGGGCCCGGCATCGATGTCTACTCCATGCGCCAGCCGCTCGGCGTCGTCGCCGGCATCACGCCGTTCAACTTTCCCGCGATGATTCCGCTCTGGAAGTTCGCGCCGGCCATCGCCTGCGGCAATGCGTTTATCCTCAAGCCATCCGAACGCGATCCGGGCGTTCCGATGCGCATGGCCGAGCTGATGATCGAGGCGGGCCTGCCCGCCGGCATCCTCAACGTCGTCAACGGCGACAAGACGGCCGTCGACGCGATCCTCGACGATCCGCACATCAAGGCCGTCGGCTTCGTCGGATCGACGCCCATCGCCGAATATGTCTACAGCCGCGCGACGGCCGCGGGCAAACGCGCGCAGTGCTTCGGCGGCGCCAAGAACCACATGATCATCATGCCGGACGCCGACATGGACCAGGCCGTCGACGCTTTGATCGGCGCCGGCTACGGGTCGGCCGGCGAACGCTGCATGGCCGTCTCCGTGGCCGTGCCGGTCGGGCAGGCGACGGCCGACGCGTTGATGGAGAAGCTCGTGCCGCGGGTCGAAGGGCTGAAGATCGGCCTGTCGACGGATTCTTCGGCCGACTACGGGCCGTTGGTTACGCGCGAGGCCGTGGAGCGCGTGCGGAACTACATCGATATCGGCGTGAAGGAAGGCGCGCGGCTCGCTGTCGACGGGCGCGATTTCAAGATGCAGGGCTACGAGGACGGCTTCTATCTAGGCGGCTGCCTCTTCGACGAAGTGACGCCTGACATGCGCATCTACAAGGAGGAGATTTTCGGACCCGTCCTTTCGGTCGTGCGCGCCAAGGATTACGGTGAAGCCCTGAAGCTCCCGTCCGAGCACGAATACGGAAACGGCGTCGCGATCTTCACGCGCGACGGCGACGCGGCGCGTGATTTTGCCGCCAAGGTGGAGGTCGGAATGGTCGGCATCAACGTGCCGATCCCGGTACCGATCGCCTACTACACCTTCGGTGGCTGGAAGCGCTCCGGGTTCGGCGATCTCAACCAGCACGGTCCGGATTCCATCCGCTTCTACACCAAGACGAAGACCGTCACTTCACGCTGGCCTTCCGGCGTGAAGGAAGGCGCGCAATTCTCCATCCCGACGATGGAGTAG
- a CDS encoding acyl-CoA dehydrogenase family protein — protein sequence MASTFGLDEERLAIRAMARDFADEKIAPNALDWDERRHFPVETLREAAALGMGGITVRENVGGSGLSRLDAALIFEALATGCPTVAAFLSIHNMAAWMIDRFGMPELREAILPAMTSMQAIGAYALTEPGSGSDAAALKTRAVREGDDYVVTGSKQFISGAGAADLYVVMVRTGGEGPRGISALVVPKDTPGLSFGANERKMGWNAQPTRVAIFDGARVPVANRLGAEGEGFSIAMAGLDGGRLNIAACSLGGAQSALEKTLVYMGERQAFGAKLETFQALQFRVADMATELEAARSFLWRAAAALDARDPSATQFCAMAKRFVTDAGFAVANEALQLYGGYGYLAEYGIEKIVRDLRVHQILEGTNEIMRLIVARSIIGGRQ from the coding sequence ATGGCCTCGACATTCGGGCTCGACGAGGAGCGACTCGCGATTCGGGCCATGGCCCGCGATTTCGCTGACGAAAAGATCGCGCCCAACGCGCTCGACTGGGATGAGCGCAGGCATTTCCCCGTCGAGACTCTGCGGGAGGCGGCCGCGCTCGGCATGGGCGGCATCACGGTTCGCGAGAATGTCGGCGGCTCGGGCCTGTCGCGCCTCGATGCCGCGCTGATCTTCGAGGCGCTGGCGACCGGCTGTCCGACGGTCGCGGCGTTCCTGTCGATCCATAACATGGCCGCCTGGATGATCGACCGTTTCGGCATGCCGGAGCTTCGCGAAGCTATCCTGCCGGCGATGACATCGATGCAGGCGATCGGGGCCTACGCGTTGACCGAACCGGGATCGGGCTCCGATGCCGCAGCGCTGAAAACGCGGGCCGTGCGCGAGGGTGACGACTATGTGGTTACCGGGTCCAAGCAGTTCATCTCGGGCGCCGGCGCGGCTGATCTCTACGTCGTCATGGTGCGAACAGGCGGGGAGGGACCGAGGGGCATTTCTGCGCTGGTCGTGCCGAAGGACACGCCGGGTCTGTCGTTCGGCGCGAACGAGCGCAAGATGGGCTGGAATGCGCAGCCGACACGTGTCGCGATCTTTGACGGCGCGCGCGTGCCGGTCGCGAACCGGCTGGGCGCGGAGGGTGAGGGGTTCTCGATCGCGATGGCGGGCCTCGACGGGGGACGGCTCAACATCGCCGCCTGTTCGCTCGGCGGGGCGCAGAGCGCGTTGGAGAAGACCCTCGTCTACATGGGCGAGCGGCAGGCCTTCGGCGCGAAGCTCGAGACGTTTCAGGCGCTCCAGTTCCGCGTCGCCGACATGGCCACGGAGCTCGAGGCGGCGCGCTCCTTCCTCTGGCGCGCCGCTGCCGCACTGGATGCGCGCGACCCGAGCGCGACGCAGTTCTGCGCGATGGCCAAGCGCTTCGTCACCGATGCCGGATTTGCCGTCGCCAACGAAGCGCTGCAACTTTACGGCGGCTACGGCTATCTCGCCGAATACGGGATCGAGAAGATCGTGCGCGACCTGCGCGTCCACCAGATCCTGGAGGGCACCAACGAAATCATGCGCCTTATCGTGGCGCGTTCCATCATCGGGGGCCGGCAATGA
- a CDS encoding enoyl-CoA hydratase/isomerase family protein, with the protein MTESGEVIVQREGTAGVIRLNRPKALNALTLSMVREINGALDDFEGDPGIALILLEGEGGRAFCAGGDIRAIAEAGRAGTGEAERFWREEYELNARIASFQRAVVVLMDGIVMGGGAGLSIHARHRIVTDRTRFAMPEVGIGFIPDVGATYRLPRAPGGFGRFLALTGEIVGAADVIAAGLADAMVPADRLAGLRNDLIGARAAHIEEMIARHAAEAPAGVFAAHGPTIARAFGRQTIEEVLEALAADGSDFAEKTRQTILSRSPTSLRDTETLLWLGAKARTLEECLIHEYVAAIGTLARPDYYEGVRAAVIDKDRNPKWSPATLAEAPVVPPERFAPQGDMRPPFTRQEAAQ; encoded by the coding sequence ATGACAGAGAGCGGCGAAGTGATCGTGCAGCGGGAAGGGACGGCCGGCGTGATCCGTCTCAACCGGCCGAAGGCTCTCAACGCGCTGACGCTCTCGATGGTGCGCGAGATCAATGGCGCTCTCGACGATTTCGAAGGCGATCCCGGCATCGCGTTGATTCTCCTCGAAGGCGAGGGCGGGCGCGCCTTCTGTGCGGGCGGCGACATCCGTGCGATCGCAGAGGCCGGACGCGCTGGCACGGGAGAGGCCGAACGGTTCTGGCGCGAGGAGTACGAGTTGAACGCGCGCATTGCGTCGTTCCAAAGAGCCGTCGTCGTCCTGATGGACGGCATCGTGATGGGCGGTGGCGCCGGCCTTTCGATCCATGCGCGGCACCGCATCGTGACGGATCGCACCCGCTTTGCGATGCCCGAGGTCGGCATAGGCTTCATCCCTGACGTCGGTGCGACATACCGCCTCCCGCGCGCGCCGGGCGGCTTCGGACGCTTCCTCGCGTTGACGGGCGAGATCGTCGGCGCGGCGGACGTGATCGCAGCCGGTCTTGCCGACGCGATGGTGCCGGCGGACCGGCTGGCCGGGCTGCGCAATGATCTCATCGGTGCGCGAGCCGCGCACATCGAAGAGATGATCGCCCGGCATGCGGCAGAGGCTCCGGCGGGCGTCTTCGCCGCGCACGGACCGACCATCGCGCGGGCCTTCGGCCGGCAGACCATCGAGGAAGTGCTGGAAGCACTGGCGGCCGATGGCAGCGATTTCGCCGAGAAGACGCGGCAGACGATTCTCTCGCGCTCCCCGACGAGCCTTCGCGACACCGAGACGCTGCTCTGGCTCGGCGCGAAGGCGCGCACCCTAGAGGAGTGCCTCATCCACGAATATGTCGCGGCGATCGGCACCTTGGCCCGCCCGGACTATTACGAGGGCGTGCGAGCAGCGGTCATCGACAAGGATCGCAATCCGAAATGGTCGCCGGCAACGCTTGCCGAGGCGCCGGTCGTTCCGCCGGAGCGTTTTGCGCCGCAGGGAGATATGAGGCCTCCCTTCACACGGCAGGAGGCTGCCCAGTGA